One part of the Vicia villosa cultivar HV-30 ecotype Madison, WI linkage group LG6, Vvil1.0, whole genome shotgun sequence genome encodes these proteins:
- the LOC131608724 gene encoding uncharacterized protein LOC131608724 produces the protein MLDAFIMIEDYCNVLREKAQVLENNKECPIDLMEATCSLIFASSRCGNFPELHKIQEIMTSKFGKEFADHAIKLHKNNGVNSKMIQKLSSRYITMETKMNAMKKIALEIGVTLPLGMDTTLSNKEILNADQTKNKLETKICSSVESIDDVKHEDSQQHDSNQNVNQDENLFDVNEEDIQHDPNQNVIQDKNLFDVNEEKRRNKNAAEAVLQALELATLEISKYLNHKQEGVVISKRNYSIDLKEESQLSQNPRDEMITQESATILVLKGNASRESDMVGELSSYKNLDGYNDHKSEFDEARENEDLSEEKTYPSSQAIRWNPHRSQSNVDVNLMVRRHVKKMHTHHEHLDWKMMSVRTR, from the exons ATGTTGGATGCATTTATCATGATTGAAGATTATTGTAATGTCCTAAGAGAAAAAGCTCAAGTACTTGAAAATAATAA GGAGTGTCCCATTGATCTCATGGAAGCAACATGCAGCCTTATATTTGCATCATCAAGGTGTGGCAATTTTCCAGAATTACACAAAATCCAAGAGATTATGACTTCAAAATTTGGGAAAGAATTTGCAGATCATGCTATTAAATTGCATAAAAACAATGGAGTGAACTCTAAG ATGATTCAAAAGCTTTCATCAAGATATATCacaatggaaaccaaaatgaatGCTATGAAGAAAATTGCTCTAGAGATAGGAGTTACTTTGCCTTTAGGGATGGACACTACGTTGTCAAAtaag GAAATATTGAATGCTGACCAGACGAAAAATAAACTAGAAACCAAAATTTGTAGTAGTGTTGAATCTATTGATGATGTTAAACATGAAGACTCTCAACAACATGATTCTAATCAAAATGTAAATCAAGATGAGAATCTATTTGATGTGAATGAGGAAGATATTCAACATGATCCTAATCAAAATGTAATTCAAGATAAGAATCTATTTGATGTGAATGAGGAAAAGAGAAGGAACaaaaatgctgcagaagctgTTCTACAAGCTTTGGAATTAGCAACTTTGGAGATAAGTAAATACTTAAATCATAAACAAGAGGGTGTAGTAATTTCAAAAAGAAACTATAGTATTGATCTTAAAGAGGAATCTCAATTAAGTCAAAATCCAAGAGATGAAATGATAACACAAGAGAGTGCAACAATATTAGTTTTAAAGGGAAATGCAAGTAGAGAAAGTGACATGGTTGGTGAATTAAGCTCATACAAGAATTTGGATGGTTATAATGATCATAAAAGTGAGTTTGATGAAGCTAGAGAAAATGAAGATTTGAGTGAAGAAAAAACATACCCTTCTTCACAGGCTATTAGATGGAATCCACATAGGTCTCAAAGTAATGTTGATGTGAATCTCATGGTAAGAAGACATGTAAAGAAAATGCATACACATCATGAACATTTGGATTGGAAGATGATGTCGGTGAGAACCAGATGA